Below is a genomic region from Candidatus Methylomirabilota bacterium.
GCTCGCGCACGCGGGCCTTCCGCTCCCTGTCGACGAGCGAGACGAAGAGGTCCTCGACCGACGGCTCCACCGCGCGCGCCCAGCCGACGCGAACGCCGCGGGTCTCGAGGAAGCCCGCGACCGCCGCGGCGTCGGGCCCGCCGGGCGCCACGATCAGCCGCAGCCGGACGCCGATGCGAACGACCTCGTCCACCGCCTCCCAATCCGCCAGCGCCTCGGCCGCCACGCGCAGCGGCTCGGCCTCCAGCTCGATCACGGACGCCGCGAAGGCCTCGGTCTTGATCCGGGCCGGGCTGCCCTCGGCGATCAGCCGGCCCTGGTAGATGAAGCCCAGCGTGTCGCAGAGCTCCGCCTCGTCCATGTAGTGCGTCGTCACGACGATGGTGGTGCCCTCGTCGGCCAGGCGACGGATGAGCGCCCAGAACGTGCGACGGGAGACCGGGTCCACGCCCGCCGTGGGCTCGTCGAGAAAGATCAGGCGTGGCCCGTGGACGAGGGCGCACACCAGGGCCAGCCGCTGCCGGTAGCCGCCCGACAGCTCGCCCGCGAGCTGGTGCTCGCGGCCGACGAGATCCGCGAGGCGCAGCATCCGCTCCATCCGCGGCCGCCGCTCGTCGCGCGGCACCATGTAGAGGCGGGCGTAGAACGTCAGGTTCTCGACCGCCGTGAGGTCGTCGTAGAGCGAGAACCGCTGGGACATGTACCCGATCAGGGACTTCACGCGCTCGGGCTGGCGGCGGAGATCGATGCCCAGCACCGAGCCCTCGCCGTCCGAGGGCTCGAGGATCCCGCACAGCATCCGGAGCGTCGTCGACTTGCCGGCGCCGTTCGGGCCGAGAAAGCCATAGAGCTCGCCGGCGCGGACGACGAGGTCGAGATGATCGACGGCGACGATCTTGCCGAACCGCTTCGTCAGCCCCCGGGTGACGACCGCGGGCGGGGACGCCTCGCCGCTCATGGCGCGAGCGGCCCTACGGGTGGATCTCGACGTCCGCGGGCATGCCGGGCTTCAGCACACCCTCCGGATTGCGGGAGGCGACCTTCACGCGGAAGACGAGGTTCACGCGCTCCTTCCGCGTCTGCACGTTCTTCGGCGTGAACTCCGCCGCGGAGGCGATCTCGGTGACGGTGCCCTCGAAGACGCGGCCCGGAAACGCGTCGACGGTGATCGTCGCCGTCTGGCCGATGCGGAGCCGCCCGATCTCGGTCTCGGGCACGTAGGCGCGCACCCAGAGGTCCCGCGGGTCCATGAGCGTGAGGATCGACACCCCGGGGTTCACCGTCTCGCCCACCTCGACGTTCTTCCGCAGCACGACGCCGGTGAGGGGCGACAGCAGGCGCGTCTCGGCGAGCCGCGCCTGCGCCTGTGC
It encodes:
- a CDS encoding ABC transporter ATP-binding protein, with translation MSGEASPPAVVTRGLTKRFGKIVAVDHLDLVVRAGELYGFLGPNGAGKSTTLRMLCGILEPSDGEGSVLGIDLRRQPERVKSLIGYMSQRFSLYDDLTAVENLTFYARLYMVPRDERRPRMERMLRLADLVGREHQLAGELSGGYRQRLALVCALVHGPRLIFLDEPTAGVDPVSRRTFWALIRRLADEGTTIVVTTHYMDEAELCDTLGFIYQGRLIAEGSPARIKTEAFAASVIELEAEPLRVAAEALADWEAVDEVVRIGVRLRLIVAPGGPDAAAVAGFLETRGVRVGWARAVEPSVEDLFVSLVDRERKARVREQLRALGAPGA